The segment TATTATTAGTTCTcctcctttttgtttttttctctttaagtATGGAGGCTCACAATCTAAAGTTAAACTAAAGTTGTCACTTATTTCTGGATATCATCAACCTCGTCCATCTCCTACCTGCTCCATTGCTTCTCCAGCAAATGAGATACTCTGTTTCACAAAACCAACACACAATTATTCTGTTATTATTCgcattattttcttcataaaaTTGTAAGAGAGTGATGTTAACATATTCAGTATAATATAGCTTTAAATTCCCATTTTTATGAGCTCTTtcaataatataagtatgtgttagaattttcaattattttcaaacaatataaaatctATTATTCGGCTCAaagattttattcatgatttttaatGCTTACTTAAACTTTGACTGGATGTACTATATTCCAGCTATCTACCATCAATGCTGCATTACCGATACAAGTCCATCCAAGTAACATTGAAACGACAGTTTTAGCATTAGTCTTTGACTTGTACAAAGACATGACGGTGCCAAACTAATCAGAATGGTAAATTAGATAGTTGAGGCATACATAAGATTGATAAATTAAACTTTGACTTCTGAAAAAAAGTAGGCTACagaagaaaattcaaaatcatgGTAGGCTACAAGTTATCAACAAATCGGCCATGTGCGTTTACAGTCATGTGTAGTATTATTCTCCCTGATTCcatctttatactattatttattaaaCAGTAGCTCTACCATgtctattttaataatactaatttCATCTGTCTCATCTCTAGAAACAGCCACGACATCTGTTTTATAGTACTTAatcaaaattcaattttatatcattttcatTCACATAGTAGCATGCACGTACCAACGTCAGCAAACAGAATATGACaacaatgaaaattttatttaccaTGGGATGAGGAGTTGGGTAATAGTAAATGTGTTGGCCGTTGTACGCGTCAGGACACGGTGGTGGCTCAACAACGTCACCATGACATTCGAGGTTAACTCCAAATAGCCTCACGGTCCTCGAGCTCCCTGCAACTACCGTCGGTGTCTCAGCGACAGCGCCTACAATTTTCCACCGTCAAAACACGTTTGCGTCTCTTTTAGTTacgtatattttaaaatgaattaaaagGAAGAAATAATGAACACGGTAGTCTAAGTGGATTGGACGGTTCTCCTTACGAGGGTGTAACGGATTAGTTACAACTTGGGGAAGGTTATTGAAATTCTCGGGGTTATTTTCTTGTCCAGAATTAAAAAGACATATATATGACAATAAAACAAAGAGATGTCtgtatataaacaaaatgttaTCTCAGGTTGTTATTTTACGTGCATATACACGCAACTAAACTAATCGTCACATATTTTaggataaataaaataatttaattccGACAAGATTTATAAGAAAAGAAACTTCACCAGCTAAAATGGTTGAGCTCTCAAAGTTTGtgctttatatttatttcatggATGGATCGAGCCCTcattttggaaaatatttactattttaaacaaataaattgataagaaaaatctttataattaaAACTACAAGAACGGAAGAGTcatagaagaaaataaaacatttcgcTTTTTAAAGATGAATGTTCTCTTATACACACCATGTGAATCAGTATAACAATCTAAACACACAATGgacaaaattaataatctaggatatattataaaagtcaagaaaatatatttttgagaagaaaaaattaatatagGACAAATATCTTTAAGAAAACAAACAGAAAGAGTATAAATCTGACatataaataagaaacaaacaaacaagaaaattcgagaaaaaaagataaaagagtttTACCATAATGTGAATACTCTTGGTGGATGTTAGGGTAAGAACTAGTTGACGCGTGTACTTGACGATAAGGTGTAGTCAAACCGCTCCAGTACGCGGTCGTGTCACCTCGAGCATCTTGAGACACGGTGGAGACGGCGGAAGAAGCCTCGCCGCGTCTCCGCCAGCCAATGAAGAGCCTATGGATATCAAAACGGTGCCGTTGGAATAAAACGACGTCGCCCGCGTTGAGGTGCTTGTCTTTGACGTACCTGCTCCATCCTTTGGTCAACACGTAGCTTTGACTACTGTTCCAGTACGAGTATCTGAATTTCCAGCTCTTGCCTGACTCATCCTCGAAGCTGAGAAGCACCCCTTTCTCCGTAGACTCCGCCGTCACGTCGTCACCTCCGCCGCCGTTATTATTGAGAGGGAGGTATCTCTCGGCGTGTTGTTTTGGTATGACTAAACGGTTTAGCTTTCCGACGTCGCTTGGTGTGAGTGACTTCTCGAACAAAGACTCTCTATGGTCGTTGTGCAACGACGAGTGAGTGTTGTGGTGGATGTCTCTTGAGCTATGGTTGACTGACATTTTGTGATTGTTTTCTTGGAgagtgagaaagagagagagagagagaacagagAGGATGCGCAGAGGTTTGGTGGTGAAAGAGAGATGGGTAATGGTACTAAATATAGTATTATACGAAGGTAACAGAAAAagtgaaaattctgaaaatgtGAAAATGGTTAAGTTGATGTGAAAACTGTGGGAACTATTTTGatgctaaaagaaaaaaaaaactattttcatgTACATGAAGAGGAGGAGGATACGACATCGATAGTACTTTTAAGGTTTTGCGTGATGATATTTCTTTTCAATCATTATTTAATtgaatttcctttttttcttgCAGTTCCATTTTTTTCTTGCAGTTCATGTTATATAGTATTGAATTGTTTTAGTCATTGTTTGATGAAACCTTGTTTTAAATGGCATTGGATCCCAACATGttataaagttatttataaagttattgTGGCTTTGTCTTAATGTAAGTATTCTTCATAATGACTTTATCTCGTTCATGAACTTCTATGGTTAAATATAAACTTGTGTACAAAATAAAAGGGATACAGGACAACCAAGTTTGGTGATTACTTTATTCGTCTGTTAATAACTTCCGTAATGACGTCAGCGTATACAaagtttaatttgataaaatgaaTTATTACATACATGATAATACAAAAATTTACAtgtttaacaataaatatatatacaaaaaaaaattaactgtcCATTTAAGGTGATTTCTTTAAGATCTCCTAACAGGAACCAACGGCTGAAAAGTGAGGTGGTACTTAACAAGTAAAAGTAAGAAGGTACAGAGGATACTTAACCCTGACGCAAGTGAGAAGTTCAAGTTGTGGAGCATGTGCTTTTGTCTTTCCGACACACCATCGCATGCACCTTCACTTCTACTTCATACCTTCCCTTATGTTCCTTTCCCTTTCTCCCTCTcacacattttttatttttttttcttctaatcaTTTCATAATCGAGAAGGATAAAGACTTGATAAACTATTTGTGAAATGGACTTGACTTTGTGGCtatgtttctctttttattGTTTACAATATTGAACAACCACCACCATCAATGCCTATTAATACTCATCATGCAGAGATAAACTACATATAACCCCAACATATAATATCACCAAGATATTCATTTTGGATAACAGTAGAGTAGTCGCGATGTAGTGAGTAAAAGTACAAACAAAAAACTACCATGAAAATATCCCTGATATGTCTTCAACTAATTTGGTCCTTTTTCCAAAGAATCTTGATGTCTTCACTTTCAAAACCATTACAATATCTCTCATTTGATATTACATTAGTATTGTatagattttgtttttggtcTAACAGAGatgtatttctttcttttttttgaaaaatggagatgtattttttttttgaatgaatgtaaaattttattcaaacaaaacttttttaCAACTAGTGCTTTAAATTTGAAACTACTAAATAGAACAAACTCAAAAAAAATTTTAAGGCAtaactctttctctttctcaacTTGCTAAGCTAACCTTTTCAAAAGCAACTACTTCAACCTCCAATTCCCCCTACCCTCAAACTTGACCATGTGACACAAGTCAAGTTTGGAAATGCCATGAGATTCTCCTAAAACCTTCATTAGAGAAAATCTTATTGAGACAAAACTCTAATGggaaaaaaaagtaagaatcggtttacaaaaaaaaaagaggtaagAATCTCATAGCTAGGAAACAATATTATAGACAAAGTCTACTACTCCTTCACTTTTCTGTCTTCAAAACTAGAAAACCAAATTGTTTCTTCAAGCTCTTGTTCCATCCCTTGAGATCAATCCAATTTCAAACTGTTTACCCTTTCCTTTAGCTGATAGAATCTTACTCCattcttcaaaaacagctatgAAACTCTTGAGCCAAACCATATGCACAAGCCCTCCTCTAGATACTTGTGTCCCTTTCCCTTAACTGATAAAAACTTCAATCGTATCAGTTTGTCCACACATTTTATCAACACCTCTTCTGCTCTTGGCTGCTCATTATGTCTTCGAGAATTTCTCTCCCGCCAGATACTATGTAATAGCACTTGAAATGAATATCGAATTAGGAAGAGCTCTGTGGGATTGAATCTAGATCTTGATTGTGAAATCAGAGCTAGAATACCATTCCATTCCAAAGTGAAATCTTCCTTCATAATACCTCCAATCAGCTCCTTCCATATTCTGCCTGAATATCTACACTTAAAGAATAAGTGCTCACAAGTCTCCCTCTCTTCTTGACATAACACACACTCTGCATTTATTGAACCATTCCACTTCTGTATTCTGTCACAAGTTTGCAATCTTCCTTTCGCAGCCACCCATTACATAAATGAATATTTAGGAGTGGATTGGGGAAACCACACTCCCTTATTCCACTCACAGACTGGTTGTTCCTGTCTCATATGCAGCCACGTCTTTTTTGTCATATCGATGCTCATCTTGCCTCCATAAAGAGATATCATCTTCTTCGTTATGTCTGCTTCTCAGTTCTGTAATCTCTCCCTCCACATCATTTAATACAGCCAATTTATGTCTTCTACTACGATGATTAAAAATCACTTCCTCCACTGAAGCGTTCTCAGTGATACCAAGTCCTATAATACTTCTATCCCCCAGCACATCTTGAAGACATCCAAGAGAAGACCAAATTAATAGAGATGTATTTCTTGTTTAACGAATGGGGTAAATTTCATGTCGTTACCATATTAATTAAGTCGTAATTCAAGAAAATTGTTTAGtgagaaaacaaataaatagatatatatacgACTTAATTGGAGGTGCAAGTGGTACGTAcaaaatttcaaagaaaaaacgTTACGTACATGGTCCGATCTTCTATATTTTCGTCGAACTTTTCCAAGTGTCGTTTTATTGAATATCTTGTCATCTGTACAATTATATGACCATGAGATGTCACCTGCTTTCAGGACTCTATCATTGGTGTTTACACATTTCTATATGTTTCTTAGTTTCCTTGCAGAAAGATTACTAGAACcagattataataataataataataataataataataataataataataataataataataataataataataataataataataataccagTGATATTCGTTCAACAATAATTTCCTAAttaataataagttttttttgggAAAGCCTAAAGAATAAGTTCCTCCCAAGACATTACGTAAGAGCATGTTGTAGGTTCTCAATTTCCACTGATTTATGATGCGCTCAAGTCTTGTGTCTGAATTAATATCTTTAAATTATATAGAGATGTAAAGGATATAATCTAAAAGTGGAGATTTAATCGCTCATCGATCAACCACGTTTGCAAAATGGCTACAttgcaagaaaagaaaatagtgttaatgtttgatattaaagaacATATGCTAATTTTAATCtgctctatttttttttgtaaactaattttaatttgcTCTACTTTATGAACAGTCTTTTCAACAAGCCTCCTAATCACATTAATCCCCCTTTCAACAAACATTATAGCTTCATTAGGTACGTCACCCGTCTCATAAACGGTCACACAGCTTTCTCACCAAAATAATCATTTCAACTATAATGCTAgctattttcttttattagaATAActcgaaacaaaaacaaacttcCAACGAATGCTACGTAGCCGGCAAAGATCTGAATTCTGAAAGCTTGTACGTAGTggagtttttctttctttgaagAATTAGCTTCGTTACTACTTACTAGTATATACTTTTCTTTCGATAATTTGATATTTCTTTAAAAACTATTTGATAGAAGTAATTTGAACAACGGAAGCACCGATGTGTGAAATTAATACTTGCGTCGTTTACaggttttcttttaaaaaaaaacaaaattataatatctgGGTTGCAATTCATAAATAAAAGggaaaaacgaaaaaaaaaggCTTTGATCAGTAAGACGTtcgtttaaattttttgataatttgtttttaaaaaagttgtgttcaaaaaaaaaaaaaaagaccaactTAGATAATTACTTTTTCATGCATTGTTCTTATCAGAAATGCGAAACAATTGtgtttaaatatttacaatttcaCTTAATCAGTTAATTGGCCGCTTGTAGCCATACTAAACGACAAATTCACCGGTAAATAATTAACATCACTCAAAATATTTTCAACCATTTGCTACGATATActataaaaagtaaaacatcattCGAAACACTGTTGTAAAACTTATTTTGCTGCTTTATAAATTacaataacattttatattatatacaattttctcaaaagaaacattttatattatatactgGTATATACTAGCTGTATATACCCATTACCCGGCATGGAATATATCATAAGAAAAAATAACGACCCCTTTAGCACAAAGAAAAGGCACGAGAAGAATCTGCCATGTAATTCGTGGATGGCTCCTAGAATGATAAATCTACACATTTCTTTATACAAAATGTTCAGGAGACGGCATaactattttattgtttttggaAAGTGTTGCGAGAAGTTTCATGAAACTCAGAGTAAGTTGCTACTTTtgctttttattatttctatttctGACATTTTCTCCATTCCCTAACAAATTAAAGACCACTCTATGAagagtaattcttgggttcactccctagggtgaacctctaggtttcacccaccaataggagttcaccattttatatttaatatcttttagaaaagaaaataaaatattgtcaagttatattatatttttaaaaaaattaaaaaataaaagctcaagaattaaaataaaaaacaatagtagttgaaaaaaaatttaaaaaaaaaaattaataccatCACTAAaatgctaaaccctaaaccctaaatcctaaaccctaaaccattgggtaaaccctaaacccttggacaaattctaaattcttgaattttttaaagtaattttagtaccgtcagcaaaacacaaaaccctaaaccctaaatactataccctaaacccatgggtaaatcttaaacccttggataaatcataaaccctaaaatttaagattatccaagggtttaagatttacccaagggtttaagatataacatttagggtttagggtttagtatttagggtttagggtttagtatttagggtttaatattttgtCGATGAcattaaaattctttttaaaagttttttttgtttccaactaattttattttttatttattcttatcttttttaattttaaaaatatgacaatattttgtttccttttttaaaagatattgaatacaAAATGGTGAactcctattggtgggtgaacctagaggttcaccctagggagtgaacccaagaattactcCTCTATGAACTGTAAATTTCTACTATTTTCACTTTTAGTTTTTGATGATGTAATCAATTCCCTTATCATAATAATATTATCAGACAAAAACGTACTCTGCATTAAATGATGCAAATCATGTTGAAGCCAATGGTGTACCTCCTTCATGATACAAGTACGTCGGCACCACCAATTGAGATGATTAAGAACTTACCCTAGCTATGAGACTATTCAAATACCTTGAGCGTTGATAAGGGAGAGGACCACAATATATATTTTCGCGTAGCGATGAACTTGGACCTTATATAAACCTCTCTATTTACAGTCAAAATTTTGGGTTGTCTGTCAACTACGTTGAttcactcatatatatatatatatatattatatattttttttttattttttttttgagcacgATAGCATATAAGAGCTTTTTTTGTAAAGCATATAAGAGCTAGCTAGATTACACATTTACCCATTGAGTTTAATACACCTGATGATAATATTCGTTTGCATATTGTTTTACATTTATTTCCCCTAAGTAGGGGACCAAAGCTATTTGTTGAATTTTATATGAAAACCAAGGCTTATGCATGCGGAGGGAGAGGACCACATATTTCCTTTACATACTAAAAATATCTGCACTATTCAGATATATATAACCCTAAAATTTATGCAGCCGATATCTTAGACTCGGACCGACAACACTAATTTCTCAATTACATGTAGAAAATCACAAGCTGcttgtttagcaaaaaaaaaaaatcacaagctGCCAATAAATTCACGTTGAGAAAATACGAAGTAGATTCATTAAATTAAACTGAAAGTtcaataatagaaaaaataaccGTAATTTAATACAATTCATTCACATAAGATTTGAGGATTTACATAACTTTCTATCTATTATGTACTGTTCAAAATTTTGACTGCActtactatatttatttatcaaccCTAGTCATATTATTGATGTTGTTGAACTATTCTGTTGTGTAATTATCGTTGTTCACAATACTTAAAAAGTTTAAGCTTACAATGCATAGTCTTACTAAAAATGACATATATAATGCCTTCGAAATTGTATCCAACTTGGAGGATAAGCTTAAGACTTAAGAGTGTGGGCTGGAGGAAGTCGACAAAAACTATTTGAATCTtttactataaaaataaatatacaaaacgTTATTTGATgagaaacaacaaaataaacaaaaaaaaggcaCGGCTAAGTTTGGCGGTTGGGAGTGTTGAAAACAAGAAAGAGATGGTCGGACActggaaacaaaatatttgcaCGCCTCGATCTCTCTTCTTCTGAGTTCTTCACTGCATCAAAGATTCAGGTCCCActtctattatatataaaggTCCCATTTCAGCGTTTTATGATGGAAGTTaaatgttgtcaaaaaaatgaTGGAAGTTAAATGTTGTCGAAAAAATGATggaagttaaattaaaaaaatcgaGCCTTCTATGCTTAAAATGATACAATTAGGACTAAAGTCTAACTTCAGCTCCCAATTAATGACTTATTGACTCGCACCCCCGTCAACGGAGCGAAGTAGCGAACATGTTCTCTGgacatcgttttttttttcttttggcaaACTATTCTTTGGACATCGTTAGTGGCCAAGTTCTGCTAAATGATCAAAAATATTCAACAATATTGACAGAcactttgaaatatataaagttttcaGATGCctttaaaagttaaataagtaaggtttttttttttttgttaaaagtatTAATTAAGTAAGGtttcagtttttcttttaaagtaaTAAGTTAATATGTATTACTTGTGTGGTTTTTACATAAGATAGTTAGAAGTTATAATTAAAACAGTTTCATTTTTAAGAGCATCTACATGAAAcactattttttcttctatattcactacaagaaaaacatCATATATCCACAAATTAGCAACAAAATTTTTGTGGCTACAATTTTTAAGACACAAATAACCACAAAATAGgaacaaacaaaaatttgtaGGTACTATGTAGAATTTTGTGGCTAAATAACCACAAACTACACTTAGTAGCTATTTGAAGAAAACTAACTGCAACCACAAACTGTTTTGTGGAAATTAATATCCACTATTAGCCACAATAATCAATTGTAGAATTATATAGATACAACATAATTTATGGCTATTCATGGAAAATTAAATCCCTAAACATTCTCTTAACTCTAAATTTTGAATCTTAAATgataatttcctttttaaataacATGTAATATTTATCGGAAATAAAAAAATCCAACACTAATAAcaagtttttaaatattcaaatttaattatttcctattgcaaactctaaaccctaaacataacatattagtaatatatataatcaacatatgtttataaattgttaTGAATCTTACTGATATGTTTGtgttatatatttgaaattttcatttgtGATGCATGTTTCAAactttgaattaaaaaatatgtattgttttatatgtttgaaGCACACCATTTTTATGCTTAATGTGTTTGGTTGATTCTTGATTTAGGGATTATAGTATATGGTTTAGATTTTAGGGATTGTGATTAGTGTTAAGATTAGAGGttttattgttgtcaaaatATAGTGTATTATAATTTGTTAGAAAtttacattaaattattaaaagggTATAGATTTTTGATGttaaaatgaaaacatttaGTTAGGGACTATGGTATATGGTTTAGATTTTAAGGATTGTGGTTTAGGGTTAGAAGTTCTTAGTTaagaagattttaaaaatataaaaacttggTTGgcataaattattagaaatttatattagactaaaattgtataaattatGTTATTATACTTTTTCATTTTAACATCACAAATTTTATCCCCCCCCATCAATTCTTTTGCCTACACACATTTCCCTGTTAAACATTTTTGGCTCCATTAATTACTTCCATTTTCTCATTTCTCTCCCaaatatttttgggtttagcTCCAAAATATTTCGGCTCAAAAACTTGTTATCACCTAGTTTTACGACACTTGAAAGAAAAATACCAAATTCTTAAACTTTCTCTCGAAACTCACCGAGTCTTCTTCTCGATTTCGCCTTCATCATGTTATCCGGTGCTTTACTTCATGGCTCACACCGGACAAACCTCTATCCTCGTCGTCCATCCGGGTACGTTTCTTCCACACCCCTATTTCTTCTATTAGTTCAGATAAGGGTTTCCACACCCCTTTGTTTTTTAACTATCATTGATTG is part of the Raphanus sativus cultivar WK10039 chromosome 5, ASM80110v3, whole genome shotgun sequence genome and harbors:
- the LOC108835861 gene encoding B3 domain-containing protein At3g11580 isoform X2, with product MSVNHSSRDIHHNTHSSLHNDHRESLFEKSLTPSDVGKLNRLVIPKQHAERYLPLNNNGGGGDDVTAESTEKGVLLSFEDESGKSWKFRYSYWNSSQSYVLTKGWSRYVKDKHLNAGDVVLFQRHRFDIHRLFIGWRRRGEASSAVSTVSQDARGDTTAYWSGLTTPYRQVHASTSSYPNIHQEYSHYGAVAETPTVVAGSSRTVRLFGVNLECHGDVVEPPPCPDAYNGQHIYYYPTPHPMSISFAGEAMEQVGDGRG
- the LOC108835861 gene encoding B3 domain-containing protein At3g11580 isoform X1; amino-acid sequence: MSVNHSSRDIHHNTHSSLHNDHRESLFEKSLTPSDVGKLNRLVIPKQHAERYLPLNNNGGGGDDVTAESTEKGVLLSFEDESGKSWKFRYSYWNSSQSYVLTKGWSRYVKDKHLNAGDVVLFQRHRFDIHRLFIGWRRRGEASSAVSTVSQDARGDTTAYWSGLTTPYRQVHASTSSYPNIHQEYSHYGAVAETPTVVAGSSRTVRLFGVNLECHGDVVEPPPCPDAYNGQHIYYYPTPHPMFGTVMSLYKSKTNAKTVVSMLLGWTCIGNAALMVDSWNIVHPVKV
- the LOC108835861 gene encoding B3 domain-containing protein At3g11580 isoform X3, which codes for MSVNHSSRDIHHNTHSSLHNDHRESLFEKSLTPSDVGKLNRLVIPKQHAERYLPLNNNGGGGDDVTAESTEKGVLLSFEDESGKSWKFRYSYWNSSQSYVLTKGWSRYVKDKHLNAGDVVLFQRHRFDIHRLFIGWRRRGEASSAVSTVSQDARGDTTAYWSGLTTPYRQVHASTSSYPNIHQEYSHYGAVAETPTVVAGSSRTVRLFGVNLECHGDVVEPPPCPDAYNGQHIYYYPTPHPMH